The Streptomyces sp. NBC_01268 genome window below encodes:
- a CDS encoding DUF501 domain-containing protein, protein METPPPQTERTEPTDADIAAFEDQLGRPPRGLRAIAHRCPCGNPDVVETAPRLPDGTPFPTTYYLTCPRAASAIGTLEANGVMKEMQARLATDPELAAAYRAAHEDYIARRDAIEVLEGFPSAGGMPDRVKCLHVLVGHSLAAGPGVNPFGDEALAMLPEWWAKGPCVTPCADAKESAE, encoded by the coding sequence ATGGAAACGCCTCCTCCGCAGACCGAACGCACCGAGCCGACCGACGCGGACATCGCGGCGTTCGAGGACCAGCTCGGCCGGCCGCCCCGCGGCCTGCGTGCCATCGCGCACCGCTGCCCGTGCGGCAACCCGGACGTCGTCGAGACCGCTCCCCGGCTCCCCGACGGCACCCCGTTCCCCACCACGTACTACCTGACCTGCCCCCGGGCGGCCTCGGCCATCGGCACCCTGGAGGCCAACGGGGTCATGAAGGAGATGCAGGCCCGGCTCGCCACCGACCCGGAGCTCGCCGCGGCCTACCGGGCCGCGCACGAGGACTACATCGCGCGCCGCGACGCCATCGAGGTCCTGGAGGGCTTCCCGAGCGCCGGCGGCATGCCGGACCGGGTCAAGTGCCTGCACGTGCTCGTCGGCCACTCGCTCGCCGCCGGCCCGGGCGTGAACCCGTTCGGCGACGAGGCCCTCGCGATGCTGCCCGAGTGGTGGGCGAAGGGCCCGTGCGTGACGCCGTGCGCCGACGCGAAGGAGTCCGCCGAGTGA
- a CDS encoding Ppx/GppA phosphatase family protein: MTRVAGIDCGTNSIRLLVADVHPETGELIELDRRMTIVRLGQGVDRTGRLAPEALERTFAACREYAAVIEEFGVGADRLRFVATSASRDAENRADFVNGVVAILGVEPEVITGDQEAEFSFTGATGELHGADRRLVVDIGGGSTEFVVGNRHVEAARSVDIGCVRLTERHVRHDPPAAEEIAAIRADVRAALDLAAETVPIGEAETLVGLAGSVTTVAAVALGLPEYDSTKIHHARISRAQVDEVVARLLSSTHDERAAIPVIHPGRVDVIVAGALVLAEIMERTGAAEVVVSEHDILDGIALSVA, from the coding sequence GTGACCCGGGTCGCCGGAATCGACTGCGGTACCAACTCCATCCGCCTGCTCGTCGCCGACGTGCACCCGGAGACGGGTGAGCTGATCGAGCTCGACCGGCGGATGACGATCGTCCGGCTCGGCCAGGGCGTCGACCGGACCGGCCGGCTCGCGCCCGAGGCGCTGGAGCGGACCTTCGCGGCCTGCCGGGAGTACGCGGCCGTCATCGAGGAGTTCGGGGTGGGCGCCGACCGGCTGCGCTTCGTCGCCACCTCCGCCTCCCGCGACGCCGAGAACCGCGCCGACTTCGTGAACGGGGTCGTGGCGATCCTGGGCGTCGAGCCCGAGGTCATCACCGGCGACCAGGAGGCCGAGTTCTCCTTCACCGGTGCCACCGGCGAGCTGCACGGCGCCGACCGGCGCCTGGTGGTGGACATCGGCGGCGGCTCCACCGAGTTCGTCGTCGGCAACCGGCACGTCGAGGCGGCCCGCTCGGTCGACATCGGCTGCGTCCGCCTCACCGAGCGGCATGTGCGGCACGACCCGCCGGCCGCGGAGGAGATCGCCGCGATCCGCGCCGACGTGCGGGCCGCGCTGGACCTGGCCGCCGAGACCGTGCCGATCGGCGAGGCCGAGACCCTGGTGGGCCTGGCCGGCTCGGTGACCACCGTCGCCGCCGTCGCGCTCGGGCTCCCGGAGTACGACTCCACGAAGATCCACCACGCGCGGATCTCCCGCGCGCAGGTCGACGAGGTGGTGGCCCGGCTGCTCTCCTCCACCCACGACGAGCGGGCCGCGATCCCGGTGATCCACCCCGGCCGGGTCGACGTGATCGTCGCCGGAGCGCTGGTCCTCGCCGAGATCATGGAGCGCACCGGAGCCGCCGAGGTGGTCGTCAGCGAGCACGACATCCTCGATGGGATCGCGCTATCCGTCGCATAG
- a CDS encoding cyclopropane-fatty-acyl-phospholipid synthase family protein, whose translation MADAASRLTALAEDVLGAPLPVRLRAWDGSEAGPADGPVLIIRERRALRRLLWKPGELGLARAWVAGEIDVEGDLYTVLDRLAGFLWERGEESRGLLETARDPKVRAAARALLKLAGPLPPPKPPLEEMRGRSGVRHTRRRDKQAISHHYDVGNEFYELVLGPSMVYSCAYWAPDGTGGTEGSGGTLEDAQRDKLDLIARKLRLREGDRLLDVGCGWGSMAIHAAREYGARVVGVTLSREQAAFARKRIAEEGLTDRIEIRVQDYRDVTDGPFDAISSIGMAEHVGTVKYREYADALYGLLKPGGRLLNHQISRRPEPDEEAYEVDAFIDAYVFPDGELAPMGRTLTTLEDAGFEVRDVEAIREHYALTLRSWVANLEAGWDRAVRLTSPGRARIWRLYMAASAVSFERNRIGVNQFLAVRTPGSGASGVALRPRVWSESRESWESREAQGR comes from the coding sequence ATGGCCGACGCCGCGTCGCGGCTGACCGCCCTCGCCGAGGACGTGCTGGGAGCTCCGCTCCCCGTGCGGCTGCGGGCCTGGGACGGCAGCGAAGCAGGTCCCGCGGACGGCCCGGTACTGATCATCCGCGAGCGCCGGGCCCTGCGCCGGCTGCTGTGGAAGCCGGGGGAGCTCGGCCTCGCCAGGGCATGGGTGGCGGGGGAGATCGACGTCGAGGGGGACCTCTACACGGTCCTCGACCGGCTCGCGGGGTTCCTGTGGGAGCGCGGCGAGGAGTCGCGCGGCCTCCTGGAGACCGCGCGCGACCCGAAGGTGCGGGCCGCCGCCCGCGCCCTCCTGAAGCTGGCCGGCCCCCTCCCGCCGCCGAAGCCTCCCCTGGAGGAGATGCGCGGGCGCAGCGGGGTGCGGCACACCAGGCGCCGGGACAAGCAGGCGATCAGTCACCACTACGACGTGGGCAACGAGTTCTACGAGCTGGTGCTGGGCCCGTCGATGGTCTATTCGTGCGCCTACTGGGCCCCCGACGGCACCGGCGGCACCGAAGGTTCCGGCGGCACCCTCGAGGACGCCCAGCGGGACAAGCTGGACCTGATCGCTCGCAAGCTGCGCCTGAGGGAGGGCGACCGGCTGCTGGACGTCGGCTGCGGCTGGGGCTCCATGGCGATCCACGCGGCCCGTGAGTACGGCGCCCGGGTGGTCGGCGTCACCCTCTCCCGGGAGCAGGCCGCGTTCGCGCGCAAGCGGATCGCGGAGGAGGGGCTGACCGACCGGATCGAGATCCGGGTGCAGGACTACCGGGACGTCACGGACGGCCCGTTCGACGCGATCTCGTCGATCGGCATGGCCGAGCACGTGGGCACGGTGAAGTACCGGGAGTACGCGGACGCGCTGTACGGGCTGCTGAAGCCCGGCGGGCGGCTGCTGAACCACCAGATCTCGCGCCGCCCGGAGCCGGACGAGGAGGCGTACGAGGTGGACGCGTTCATCGACGCGTACGTCTTCCCGGACGGCGAACTGGCGCCGATGGGGCGCACCCTGACGACCCTGGAGGACGCGGGCTTCGAGGTGCGGGACGTGGAGGCGATCCGCGAGCACTACGCGCTGACGCTGCGCAGCTGGGTGGCGAACCTGGAGGCCGGGTGGGACCGGGCGGTGCGGCTGACCTCGCCGGGCCGGGCGCGGATCTGGCGCCTGTACATGGCGGCCTCGGCGGTCTCCTTCGAGCGCAACCGCATCGGGGTCAACCAGTTCCTGGCGGTGCGCACGCCGGGCTCGGGCGCGTCGGGCGTGGCGCTGCGGCCGAGGGTGTGGAGCGAGTCCCGGGAGTCCTGGGAGTCCCGGGAGGCCCAAGGGCGCTGA
- a CDS encoding NAD(P)/FAD-dependent oxidoreductase translates to MSTTERPRILVVGGGYVGLYAARRILKKMRYAEATVTVVDPRSYMTYQPFLPEAAAGSISPRHVVVPLRRVVRGAEVLTGRVTTIDQDRKVATISPLVGEAYELPFDYLVIAMGAVSRTFPIPGLAEQGIGMKGIEEAIGLRNHVLEQLDKADSTTDEEVRRKALTFVFVGGGFAGAETIGEVEDMARDASKYYQNVKREDMRFILVDAADKILPEVGPKLGQYGKEHLEGRGIEIYLQTSMDSCVDGHVVLKNGLEVDSNTIVWTAGVKPNPALSRFGLPLGPRGHVDCNEKLQVNGLDYVWAAGDNAQVPDLAAIKAGVPAERAWCPPNAQHALRQAKVLGDNVVSGMRGFPQKEYAHSNKGAVAGLGLHKGVAMIVMGKMKIKLKGRLAWYMHRGYHGMAMPTWNRKIRIFADWTLGMFLKREVVSLGAMETPREEFYEAAKPAPAPAAPAQEKAKA, encoded by the coding sequence ATGAGCACCACGGAGCGTCCCAGGATCCTCGTAGTAGGCGGCGGGTACGTAGGCCTGTACGCAGCTCGGCGCATCCTCAAGAAGATGCGCTACGCGGAGGCGACCGTCACGGTCGTCGACCCGCGGTCGTACATGACCTACCAGCCCTTCCTCCCCGAAGCCGCCGCCGGCAGCATCTCGCCGCGCCACGTCGTCGTCCCGCTGCGACGCGTCGTGCGCGGAGCCGAGGTGCTCACCGGCCGGGTCACCACCATCGACCAGGACCGCAAGGTCGCCACGATCTCGCCGCTCGTCGGCGAGGCGTACGAGCTGCCGTTCGACTACCTGGTCATTGCGATGGGTGCCGTCTCCCGCACCTTCCCGATCCCCGGTCTCGCCGAGCAGGGCATCGGCATGAAGGGCATCGAGGAGGCCATCGGCCTGCGCAACCACGTCCTCGAGCAGCTCGACAAGGCCGACTCGACGACCGATGAGGAGGTCCGCCGCAAGGCGCTGACCTTCGTCTTCGTGGGCGGCGGCTTCGCCGGCGCGGAGACCATCGGCGAGGTCGAGGACATGGCCCGCGACGCGTCGAAGTACTACCAGAACGTGAAGCGCGAGGACATGCGCTTCATCCTGGTCGACGCCGCCGACAAGATCCTTCCCGAGGTCGGCCCGAAGCTGGGCCAGTACGGCAAGGAGCACCTCGAGGGCCGCGGCATCGAGATCTACCTCCAGACCTCGATGGACTCCTGCGTCGACGGCCACGTCGTGCTGAAGAACGGCCTCGAGGTCGACTCCAACACGATCGTGTGGACCGCCGGTGTGAAGCCGAACCCGGCGCTCTCCCGCTTCGGTCTGCCGCTCGGCCCCCGTGGCCACGTGGACTGCAACGAGAAGCTCCAGGTCAACGGCCTCGACTACGTGTGGGCCGCGGGCGACAACGCCCAGGTCCCGGACCTGGCCGCGATCAAGGCCGGCGTCCCGGCCGAGCGCGCCTGGTGCCCGCCGAACGCCCAGCACGCGCTGCGCCAGGCCAAGGTCCTCGGCGACAACGTGGTGTCCGGCATGCGGGGCTTCCCGCAGAAGGAGTACGCGCACTCCAACAAGGGCGCCGTCGCGGGTCTCGGCCTGCACAAGGGCGTCGCGATGATCGTCATGGGCAAGATGAAGATCAAGCTCAAGGGCCGTCTCGCCTGGTACATGCACCGTGGCTACCACGGCATGGCGATGCCGACCTGGAACCGCAAGATCCGCATCTTCGCCGACTGGACCCTGGGCATGTTCCTCAAGCGTGAGGTCGTCTCCCTGGGCGCCATGGAGACCCCGCGCGAGGAGTTCTACGAGGCGGCGAAGCCCGCCCCGGCGCCGGCCGCCCCGGCGCAGGAGAAGGCCAAGGCCTGA
- a CDS encoding phospholipase D-like domain-containing protein, protein MRRPVRLVLTLAAAVGLLAASPAPAGADTTAVTTTATFNDPSGDAAAQDRVRDHIIGLIDQTPAGATITAGLYTFTDDTVTDALGAAKNRGVNVRVVVDNTSVTMTGGEYTRLVARLGTDRAQGSWVFACPAGRGCIGSRQLPGDPDGAINHNKFWLFSNTGGANDVVVQTSANMTGVQRTDLFNNAVTIVDTGLYGIYQDYFADLLAYGTSATGLSHYYKTPASGPYKAYFFPRKEAAGTTYDNDASTDTVKLILDNVSCTGGTQIRMAANLFTRDEVATKLVALKNAGCSVILAHDGAPGSMGAGVESIVSGKLTQRVECYEDRGTGVAKAGLHSKYLLIEGTYDGVAGRKLVWTGSHNYTYPALRANDETLLKIDDPALYAQFKANHQYLMTYCAGS, encoded by the coding sequence TTGCGCCGTCCCGTCCGTCTCGTCCTCACCCTGGCCGCCGCCGTCGGCCTGCTCGCGGCCTCCCCGGCCCCGGCCGGTGCCGACACCACCGCCGTCACCACCACGGCCACCTTCAACGACCCGTCCGGCGACGCCGCCGCCCAGGACCGGGTCCGCGACCACATCATCGGCCTCATCGACCAGACCCCGGCGGGCGCCACCATCACCGCCGGGCTCTACACCTTCACCGACGACACCGTCACCGACGCCCTCGGCGCCGCCAAGAACCGCGGCGTGAACGTCAGGGTCGTCGTCGACAACACCTCCGTCACCATGACCGGCGGCGAGTACACCCGGCTCGTCGCCCGCCTCGGCACCGACCGTGCCCAGGGCTCCTGGGTCTTCGCCTGCCCCGCCGGACGCGGCTGCATCGGCTCCCGCCAGCTGCCCGGCGACCCCGACGGTGCCATCAACCACAACAAGTTCTGGCTGTTCTCGAACACCGGCGGCGCGAACGACGTCGTCGTGCAGACCTCCGCCAACATGACGGGCGTCCAGCGCACCGACCTCTTCAACAACGCCGTCACCATCGTCGACACCGGTCTCTACGGCATCTACCAGGACTACTTCGCCGACCTGCTCGCCTACGGCACCTCCGCGACCGGGCTCAGCCACTACTACAAGACCCCGGCCAGCGGCCCGTACAAGGCGTACTTCTTCCCGCGCAAGGAGGCCGCCGGCACCACGTACGACAACGACGCCTCCACCGACACCGTCAAGCTGATCCTCGACAACGTCAGCTGCACCGGCGGCACCCAGATCCGGATGGCCGCCAACCTCTTCACCCGCGACGAGGTCGCCACCAAGCTGGTCGCCCTGAAGAACGCCGGCTGCTCCGTGATCCTCGCCCACGACGGCGCCCCCGGCTCCATGGGCGCCGGCGTCGAGTCGATCGTCTCGGGCAAGCTCACCCAGCGCGTCGAGTGCTACGAGGACCGGGGCACCGGCGTCGCCAAGGCGGGCCTGCACTCCAAGTACCTGCTGATCGAGGGCACGTACGACGGCGTGGCCGGCAGGAAGCTCGTGTGGACCGGCAGCCACAACTACACCTACCCGGCGCTGCGGGCCAACGACGAGACCCTGCTGAAGATCGACGACCCGGCGCTCTACGCCCAGTTCAAGGCCAACCACCAGTACCTCATGACGTACTGCGCGGGCAGCTGA
- a CDS encoding ABC transporter permease, which produces MFRTALRNVLAHKARLLMTVLAVMLGVAFVSGTLVFTDTLSNAFRNQSAKSYDDVAVAVSAAPNQQDPNQTPGLSEQTRQKIAGLDGVAKATGRVNGFAGVPDKNGKLIGVGWSNKGTNFAPGQDGKDPAYAFTSGEGPVEDDQIALDKETADKGGYQVGDQVRVATNGPVETYTLSGVFTTEDGAVNAGGSLVVFDTATAQKLYLKPGHFLDITVTGKPGADSAKILSEVEKVVGDTAEAQTGQALADQQAKDIEQGLGALNQMLLGFAGIALFVGIFLISNTFTMLVAQRTKELALMRAVGASRKQITRSVLAEAGVVGLVASVVGFVLGIGLAVALRAGMAGFGLKIPDGELVVGTTPLVSALAVGILITMLAAWLPGRRAAKIPPVAAMSSVHAVASTKSLVVRNTIGAIVTALGAVSIVAGAGKGGDDGRMLIAGGAFLSLIGVIVLIPLLSRPVIALARPFLKPFGVAGSLAGQNAVRNPRRTGATASALAIGLTLVTGLSVLGATVGSAVDRMTTDQVKADYMISMASGDGLNQAALDAVRKTPGLTAVSPQQAGYLQVKGDFKSVSGVTPGDIEKVLNLKVVDGSLGSLAQGKVAVEEKTAEKKGWKVGSTLPVEFSDKKKGSLTVGAVYEGSEFVSPLVLDAKILNAHDPKPYIPQILVKMDGGASDSAEKALMKAMGDNPAMTVMDQKDIRDSFGGVINMMLNIMYGLLAMALIIAVLGVVNTLAMSVFERQQEIGMLRAIGLDRRRVKRMVRLEAVVISLFGAVVGIGLGSFLGWAIGETLKNSLPDYALVLPWGRIGIFLLLAGLVGVLASLWPARSAAKLNMLSAIKAE; this is translated from the coding sequence ATGTTCCGTACCGCCCTGCGCAATGTGCTCGCGCACAAGGCCAGGCTGCTGATGACCGTCCTCGCCGTGATGCTCGGCGTGGCCTTCGTCTCCGGCACCCTCGTCTTCACCGACACCCTCTCCAACGCCTTCCGCAACCAGTCGGCCAAGAGCTATGACGACGTCGCCGTCGCCGTCAGCGCCGCCCCCAACCAGCAGGACCCGAACCAGACGCCGGGCCTCTCCGAGCAGACCCGGCAGAAGATCGCCGGGCTGGACGGCGTCGCCAAGGCGACGGGCCGGGTCAACGGCTTCGCCGGCGTGCCGGACAAGAACGGCAAGCTGATCGGCGTCGGCTGGTCCAACAAGGGCACCAACTTCGCCCCCGGCCAGGACGGCAAGGACCCGGCCTACGCCTTCACCAGCGGTGAGGGACCGGTCGAGGACGACCAGATCGCGCTCGACAAGGAGACCGCCGACAAGGGCGGCTACCAGGTCGGCGACCAGGTCCGGGTGGCCACCAACGGCCCGGTCGAGACGTACACGCTCTCCGGTGTCTTCACCACCGAGGACGGCGCGGTGAACGCCGGCGGCAGCCTCGTCGTCTTCGACACGGCCACCGCCCAGAAGCTGTACCTCAAGCCCGGCCACTTCCTCGACATCACGGTCACCGGCAAGCCCGGCGCGGACTCCGCGAAGATCCTCTCCGAGGTCGAGAAGGTCGTCGGCGACACCGCCGAGGCCCAGACCGGCCAGGCCCTCGCCGACCAGCAGGCCAAGGACATCGAGCAGGGCCTGGGCGCGCTCAACCAGATGCTGCTCGGCTTCGCCGGCATCGCGCTCTTCGTCGGCATCTTCCTGATCTCCAACACCTTCACGATGCTGGTCGCCCAGCGCACCAAGGAACTCGCGCTGATGCGCGCCGTCGGCGCCTCGCGCAAGCAGATCACCCGCTCCGTGCTCGCGGAGGCCGGTGTGGTCGGCCTGGTCGCCTCCGTGGTCGGCTTCGTCCTCGGCATCGGGCTCGCCGTGGCCCTGCGGGCCGGCATGGCCGGCTTCGGCCTGAAGATCCCGGACGGCGAACTCGTCGTCGGCACCACCCCGCTGGTCTCGGCGCTCGCCGTCGGCATCCTGATCACCATGCTGGCCGCCTGGCTGCCCGGCCGCCGTGCCGCGAAGATCCCGCCGGTCGCCGCCATGAGCAGCGTCCACGCGGTGGCCTCCACCAAGTCGCTGGTCGTGCGCAACACCATCGGTGCGATCGTCACCGCCCTGGGTGCGGTCTCGATCGTCGCCGGCGCCGGCAAGGGCGGCGACGACGGCCGGATGCTGATCGCCGGCGGCGCGTTCCTCTCGCTCATCGGCGTAATCGTGCTGATCCCGCTGCTGTCCCGCCCGGTGATCGCGCTGGCCCGCCCGTTCCTGAAGCCCTTCGGCGTGGCCGGTTCGCTGGCCGGTCAGAACGCGGTCCGCAACCCGCGCCGCACCGGCGCCACGGCCTCCGCGCTCGCCATCGGTCTCACCCTGGTGACCGGCCTCTCGGTGCTCGGCGCCACGGTCGGCTCGGCCGTGGACCGGATGACGACCGACCAGGTCAAGGCCGACTACATGATCTCCATGGCGAGCGGTGACGGCCTCAACCAGGCCGCGCTGGACGCCGTCCGCAAGACCCCGGGCCTGACCGCCGTCTCGCCGCAGCAGGCCGGCTACCTCCAGGTGAAGGGCGACTTCAAGTCCGTCTCCGGCGTCACCCCGGGCGACATCGAGAAGGTCCTCAACCTGAAGGTCGTCGACGGCTCGCTGGGCTCGCTCGCCCAGGGCAAGGTCGCCGTCGAGGAGAAGACCGCCGAGAAGAAGGGCTGGAAGGTCGGCTCGACCCTGCCGGTCGAGTTCTCGGACAAGAAGAAGGGCTCGCTGACGGTCGGCGCGGTCTACGAGGGCAGCGAGTTCGTCTCGCCGCTCGTCCTGGACGCGAAGATCCTCAACGCGCACGACCCCAAGCCGTACATCCCGCAGATCCTCGTGAAGATGGACGGCGGCGCCTCCGACTCGGCCGAGAAGGCCCTGATGAAGGCGATGGGCGACAACCCGGCCATGACGGTCATGGACCAGAAGGACATCCGCGACTCGTTCGGCGGCGTCATCAACATGATGCTGAACATCATGTACGGCCTGCTGGCGATGGCCCTGATCATCGCGGTGCTCGGTGTCGTCAACACGCTGGCCATGTCGGTCTTCGAGCGCCAGCAGGAGATCGGCATGCTGCGGGCGATCGGTCTCGACCGGCGCCGGGTGAAGCGGATGGTGCGCCTGGAGGCCGTGGTCATCTCGCTGTTCGGCGCGGTCGTCGGCATCGGCCTCGGCTCGTTCCTCGGCTGGGCGATCGGCGAGACGCTGAAGAACAGCCTGCCGGACTACGCGCTGGTGCTGCCGTGGGGCCGGATCGGGATCTTCCTGCTCCTGGCCGGACTGGTCGGCGTGCTGGCCTCCCTGTGGCCGGCCCGCAGCGCGGCGAAGCTGAACATGCTCTCCGCGATCAAGGCCGAGTAG